From the genome of Salvia splendens isolate huo1 chromosome 7, SspV2, whole genome shotgun sequence:
tacacatataatgttaACTATAAGTTGTTAACATTTGATGTGCatgctattgacatttgatgtacAGGCTATTGAGGATAATATCcccgagttgacataatgtacttgcagttgacatttcgaaaatgttgtggatgagtggcttaaaatgcatctcaattctcaattaagctaaaaaaaacCTCAAACTAACCTGactctatatataaatatatcaaaataaaaataaatttcattttttatacaaCCTGAAAACATgaaatatcataaaaaaaataaaaccaaattttaGAATTTGGTTTGATTTTGTTCAATATTAGGtttctgaatttttttctcATCccaatatattataaatattgcTATAATTCTATTAATCAGTTAAAAAATGAGAATCATGGTATCAATTCAAAAACTCAATGCTGAATTTATAGCTATTTTGAGAACCAAAATCGAAATAGAATTGTTGTACTGCtcatccgtccgcgaataggagtctcgttttttcattttagtccgtccgcgaataggagtctcggttcaatTTTACCGTAAATGGTAATAGGGACCcacctttcactaactcatttcactcacatttcatttaaaactaatatatacaactaactttcttccaccaatttttcttaatatttattaaaacccgtgccgccgaaatgagactcctaatggcggatggagggagtattttttactTCCTCCGTTCGCAAAATAATGTCCAAGTTTGacttggcacgggttttaagaaatatgtaGAAAAGTGAGTTGACAAAGTTAGTGGAAATGtgtcatatttatatattaattttataatagaatgtgagtgtaaagagttagtggaaagtgaggactatttaccaaaaatagaaaaaaagcaaAGTGAACAATTTTTCACGGATGAATCATCCAAAGTTATAAAACTGGACAATATTttaaggacggagggagtatttgagaaagagaaaaaaagaaatagaccTACCAACCATATTACAACATACAAGGACGAAAATGTAATTGGGAGCGAGTGTCGGTTACAGCTGTTGGAAAGAGAAGCCCGTTTTGAGATGAAAACGGCGTTAGAAGAAAATGAAACTTTGAAAAAAGGCCATTCCCACGACCAACTTTTCATTAAATGCACACACTTTGGCGGGTATGCGTACAAAGAGATAAATACCTGACCGTACGAACGAACACTATACTCAACTCAACCAATTCAGACACTGTACAAAATAATCACAACAGGAAAGGGGAAAACACTCTCAAATCTCACCTTTTTCACAAATCCCCTCTCTCTCGAACCAGGAAATCCCCTTGATCACTATATTCTTCCGATCGTTTGGAGCTAGGAGAGAATCAGACGTTGTATACGGAAGCGGATTTTGTGTGTTTCATGCACGAACAGTGAGGTCGGATTCGAATGAAGTTGTACGGGGATCAGCAGCAGGTGGAATGGGCTCAGGATTCGGGTTTGGAAGGTGAGTTCTGGTTTTAATTTCGGATCGTTTTTGGTTTGAATTTATGCGTTTTGTCTGCATTGTGAGTTTCTAGGGTTTTATTGATAATGTGTTGTGTGTCTATGTAGACTCTATGCGGGGCTTGAATTTATGGGAGAGGCAAGTGTACCCGGAGAGGCCGGGTCAACCCGACTGCGCCTACTATGTGCGAACCGGGTCGTGTGGGTACGCCGCCAAGTGCCGTTACAATCACCCTCGGGATCGTAGCAGCTCGGTGAGTTTTGATTATGTATAGCCACGGAGTTGTGGTTTTACTAGTGAAACCTTATGATCCCGCTTTGTTAGTGTGTTTATTGCTTTGCTCTTGCAGGTGGTGTTAGCATGTATTGAAATTTGAAGTTCATGTGTTGTTTATTGATTACTATTATGAGAGGAGTGGTTGAATTTGTTTCTTTTGGGATGGGGTTTTATACATCTGTCTGTCTTTATGTTGTGCAGTTGGGAGTGGGAGAGTATCCGGAGCGACTGGGGGAGCCTCCGTGCCAGGTAATTGACATGCCTTTATGATGTAATGAATGTTGAAGAATTAGTTACTCATATcttttttgtttgatttctgAACTACGATGTTTATTTACATGTTCCCTGAATGTGCAGTACTATTTAAGGACAGGGATCTGTAAATTTGGTATGTCGTGCAAGTTTAACCACCCGAAAAATGCTGGTGGCTCGTTGACTAGTGCACCTCTAAATAGTTATGGATATCCATTACGACCGGTAATCATTTTTGTATGTTATTAACACACGTTTTATGTTGTAAACGATTTTGATGGTCATGATGGTGTCCTTTCCAACAGGGAGAGCAAGAGTGCTCCTATTATTTGAAAACGGGGCAATGCAAATTCGGTATAACCTGTAAATTTGATCATCCGCAATCGGATGGAACATCTGTTTCAGCATCTGCACGTCCATTTTATCCGACGATGCAGTCTCTTTCTTCTCGTACTCCTGAGCAATATGACAGCGCAACATCCAGCTACAGGGTTGCAAGGCCTTCTTTGTTGCCTGGTTCGTATGTCTCTGGTGCTTATGGTCACATGCTGCTCCCTGGAGTTGTTCCCATTCCAAACTGGAACCCGCACTCAGTAGGCCTTCTTATCTTCTTTTTCTAAAATATGAAGAGCATTTACTCGAGACCATATCTCAGTTTATTTGCTAATTTATGCTTTTGTATATTTTCTTGGAATAGATTCCAGTGTAATGATGGCTTGCATGATGTAGGGATCAGTTAGCCCCGCACCATCGCCCGGTGCTCAAGCCTCAGCTGGAGCAACTTCAGTGTATGGACTGTCACAGCTAGGTTCTTCCCCCCCTGCATTTGTTGGAGCTTATTCCCATTTACCATCATCTGCTGGTCCTTCAGGCAGTATCGTACAGGAGCAAAAGTTTCCCGAAAGACCTGGTCAGCCAGATTGCAAGTACTACATGAGAACTGGAGACTGTAAATATGGACCGTCCTGTAGGTATAATCATCCGTCCTGTAGGTATAATCATACACCAGATTGGGCTGTTTCAAAGTCTAATTGTGCTCTTAGTCCTTTAGGGCTGCCTCTTCGTCCGGTATGATTCATCCTTCCTTTCATAGTTATTACTTATCTGTTTTACCTAATGTTTCCTGGGGGAGGCGACTGGTTTTTTATTTACTGATTGGTCCAACTTTCCATCTTTTGCATGACTTTGCTAAGCTCAGTAGCATGAGTGCGTGTCTCTTAATTTTATGGTTTGGGAGATATGAATATTATTGAGCATTTAGAAAACATGGAATGAATTGGATATTGCCTTATAAAAAGTCTGATTTGTTTCAAGCACTCTGATCATACTACATAGAGTTTTTTCCACTAGCATCAGCAGAGCTGATTTCCTGATTGATCATTATCTTGTGCGTAAAGACTGCAATCTTTACATGTTAAACTGATGCATCATTTTGTTTGTCCTTCTATATTATCAGTAGACCATGACATACAGTTTTAAAAGTCAGCCTTCTCATGTAGTGCACTTTTTTGAGAGGGCTTCCCATTTGGTGTACTTATACCTTCTATTACTGATCTACGATAGTGTTCTAAATAAAATATCTCATTTTGCTGCTTTAAACTTTCTGGAGTTTTTGTTTATAAAGTGGTATTGTTGCTAGTAACCTGTCTAGATATGTTAGGGAGGGACATTACTAACTTATTTCTGAACCTGGATAACGTTGTACTTTAATTCCTTTGCCTTTTAATGTCATTAAGTTGGAGTTCTTTGGACTGATAGTCATTGTGTTTAGGTTTAAAATCCATTTGTTTCTTCATCATGTTCATTTTCCAACAACCGATATGTATTGAAATTATTTGAGACCTTAACCTTTCTTGCATTTCGAAATCCCTATACATGACATACATCTTTTAGCTCagaataatatatactccctcccttTCAAACTATAAATCGATTTGGTTCTTTTATCAATTCAGCTGTATATGTCGTTTGAGAATTATCTACCAATACTAACCTTATCCGTTAATTAATCTCCATCATTAACTATGTTCCtaatatagtactaatatatgTTTTGAATGAAAACTCCTCGCATATATAGTAGAACAAGATAAATTTCTGAATTTAATGAGAGTCTGCATCTTGAATGGTGTCTTAGACATATTTTACCTTGTCCTTAACTATTTGAGGTTGTGATGCTGATGAACTGATGTCCGAAGTTTTTTCTCACTCTCAACGtgcttattttaattttctggTGATAAACAGGGGGTGCAGGCCTGCTCTTTTTACATGCAGAAAGGCCAGTGCAAGTTCGGACGAACATGCAAATACGACCACCCCATAGCAACTCTGAAATACAGTCCGGCTTCATCTTATACTGAAATGCCAGGTACTCGTTACGGGCCTGGGCTATCTGCTGCTACGACTTTGTTACCATCTTATTCATTTCAAGAGATGCAGGGTGAACACATTGCAGGCTCTAGCGTTGATCCTGGCATAAACAGGGTGTGGCATTCTGGAAACTCTTCCAGTGATTCCGCAAACCTAATGCTTTAGTAGTTTCTGATTCACAAAAAGCGGCATCTGGTTCTCGAGGTGGAGTATGAAATATGAGCAGAATAAAAGATGGTGAAAATTAAGTGCAGTTTTCCATGTGATGTATATATTTACATGCCCTGTTACATATTACCATCTAGGCTCGAGACATTTGTAAGCCTCATTCAACATATATTGCTAGGTTGATAGCATGATGATTGGATTCTGGATATTGTTTGTTTCTGTATTTCACATTGTAATTTAATGGAAGTGTTTGGCTTATTGAATTTTTGTTGTGTTTGATGTAATAAGGTTTCATCACCATTTCTTGATTTCAGACCATCTGACTTTTGTCCTACCCATCTTTTCTATCATCTTCTCTCGTAGTATATAATTCTAAAAGCAGAGCTAAATTgaagataaaatatttattaggtattaatttgaataaatttattatttaatttaatatattaggggtatatgatgcactatttattagtgctaaaaatacctgcaagtttacagggtagatctacTATAGCTAAatgtcagtaccgggatatcgaacacaggaaataagattgcaactggttATCATATACTatgcgtcatatactatttagaaACACGGAGTTTTTGGTTTGATTATAAAaagacataaataaataaaaaataaaaagaaagtatAACAAACCAAAAAATACAAAGCAGGAGAatgaatgtagaattttaggatccaactactacaACCTAGCGATGAGtaatctcacagaacctttacctttatgtgtctctaagattattaggaaagtcgcgattcTAGAATAAGCCCCCCTCGAGTGCACCTATctagtagattagactctaactatcaaagtctccttccaatagattagattctaactccttaagttctTAAGACTCAAGCCCTTACCtgggtcccctctctcgagtgcagataaacctatgtgttgtactcgttccttttatcacGCAAAACTagttatctctcgattaatctagttaaacggatatagttctaaagttggtcagacaaaagaacaataaaaacaCAAGAACAggcaaaacaatcacaagagctagaaaaaaggttcaattcaataaattaaaacatgttcAGAATAGATTCACCAAAAAACTACAAAGGATGTTTAACTACTTATAGACAAGTtagtaaaaacaataataaaagtactagacatgaaagaaattgataaaacccaaggttgaatcttcaattttcagtcttctcttgcctggatctgcagatctccgctccaatggaagatggatgaatcaTGTAtgaatatggaatggaagaatgtgtagatggggaaggattggaggctctgagatggaGAATGATGAATTAGGttaagaggtatttataggtggaaaaaaggtttatttttgataattttcatgCTCTACAATAAATGGGAGAGATTTGggcaacaatttattttcttccttgAATTTCCTCCTAAATTTccgtcagctttgactgcatTGCGCAATGTTCAATTGTCGTAACTTTCTCTACAGAACTCCGAATGAGACGTTCAatgtatccacgcgaagctctttcgaagaagaagagaatggtatgtagtaagcactgattggacttcaaactcgctggcagaatgggctcgaacagaggctgctgcatttttctatctttttctatcatttatcaacaaacacgtcaaaaataccaaatgtataatatgtgcaatttaagaacataatttgcatgattgacataaAAAAATGAGTCAAATCTAGCCCGTAAAAACTTGCAAAATCCGGGTTTGTCGGTATAGTAAGTAAAATGAGCACTAAAATGTGATAGAATTGCTCTAAAGTATTGTTCTGTTTCCTCTGGACTTTTCGGCCCAATCAGAAGTTATTTCCAACCCAACTGAAATCAGAAATTTTTTTGTCACGGGTATTGTGATTCGCGACTTCATCAAGTCTAactgtattttaattaatttatcaaactaattaattaaataaattctaaACTTTAGTCATATATTGATAGATAAACTATGCTTTGAATTACTAAATATTCAATATGGATCACTAAATTTTGACAACTGATTAATCCCTCCGTCCAAAAATAGACTAAATTGTAAATGACATGCGAAATTgctaaagtaagagatagaggAAAAAAGCCGGTGGAAGTACTACTAGTAGATTGTGaggtccacattattagtaccactatttaattgtttaaaacaatttatatttagaaattGGTCTAATTATGGTGGACGaccaaatataataaaattggtttattttttttggacgaaaggaatttaaaatactagtaaaTCCTAATTGTGGTCAATCATGATGAGTGATTATGGATGATTTAATCCTAGATCAAACTCGATCTATCTTCAAAGAATGTGGACGTAGTActaatagtagtaatagtatATCAATTGAGTTAAAGTGTGGCATTTTCTCTAAAGAATAGTGAAATGTCACTAATGCTCTCTACGAAAGCTATTTCAAAATCTagcaaattataaatatttgaattttttttaagacAAGTATTCAATTTTGTAAGAACGTGTAAAACGATATATTGGGACATGCAACATTTACCGGTGGAGTAATAAAAAGTGGGCTCGCATGTTTGTGGCGCATCATCATTCTCTGAACAAACAACTGTTCGACCTTTTAAGGGTGAAAAAAATTGATTAGATAAAACACTTGAAGAAAGAACTCAT
Proteins encoded in this window:
- the LOC121741930 gene encoding zinc finger CCCH domain-containing protein 32-like isoform X4, with the translated sequence MKLYGDQQQVEWAQDSGLEDSMRGLNLWERQVYPERPGQPDCAYYVRTGSCGYAAKCRYNHPRDRSSSLGVGEYPERLGEPPCQYYLRTGICKFGMSCKFNHPKNAGGSLTSAPLNSYGYPLRPGEQECSYYLKTGQCKFGITCKFDHPQSDGTSVSASARPFYPTMQSLSSRTPEQYDSATSSYRVARPSLLPGSYVSGAYGHMLLPGVVPIPNWNPHSGSVSPAPSPGAQASAGATSVYGLSQLGSSPPAFVGAYSHLPSSAGPSGSIVQEQKFPERPGQPDCKYYMRTGDCKYGPSCRGCRPALFTCRKASASSDEHANTTTP
- the LOC121741930 gene encoding zinc finger CCCH domain-containing protein 32-like isoform X1 → MKLYGDQQQVEWAQDSGLEDSMRGLNLWERQVYPERPGQPDCAYYVRTGSCGYAAKCRYNHPRDRSSSLGVGEYPERLGEPPCQYYLRTGICKFGMSCKFNHPKNAGGSLTSAPLNSYGYPLRPGEQECSYYLKTGQCKFGITCKFDHPQSDGTSVSASARPFYPTMQSLSSRTPEQYDSATSSYRVARPSLLPGSYVSGAYGHMLLPGVVPIPNWNPHSGSVSPAPSPGAQASAGATSVYGLSQLGSSPPAFVGAYSHLPSSAGPSGSIVQEQKFPERPGQPDCKYYMRTGDCKYGPSCRYNHPSCRYNHTPDWAVSKSNCALSPLGLPLRPGVQACSFYMQKGQCKFGRTCKYDHPIATLKYSPASSYTEMPGTRYGPGLSAATTLLPSYSFQEMQGEHIAGSSVDPGINRVWHSGNSSSDSANLML
- the LOC121741930 gene encoding zinc finger CCCH domain-containing protein 32-like isoform X3 is translated as MKLYGDQQQVEWAQDSGLEDSMRGLNLWERQVYPERPGQPDCAYYVRTGSCGYAAKCRYNHPRDRSSSLGVGEYPERLGEPPCQYYLRTGICKFGMSCKFNHPKNAGGSLTSAPLNSYGYPLRPGEQECSYYLKTGQCKFGITCKFDHPQSDGTSVSASARPFYPTMQSLSSRTPEQYDSATSSYRVARPSLLPGSYVSGAYGHMLLPGVVPIPNWNPHSGSVSPAPSPGAQASAGATSVYGLSQLGSSPPAFVGAYSHLPSSAGPSGSIVQEQKFPERPGQPDCKYYMRTGDCKYGPSCRYNHPSCRYNHTPDWAVSKSNCALSPLGLPLRPGVQACSFYMQKGQCKFGRTCKYDHPIATLKYSPASSYTEMPG
- the LOC121741930 gene encoding zinc finger CCCH domain-containing protein 32-like isoform X2 — protein: MKLYGDQQQVEWAQDSGLEDSMRGLNLWERQVYPERPGQPDCAYYVRTGSCGYAAKCRYNHPRDRSSSLGVGEYPERLGEPPCQYYLRTGICKFGMSCKFNHPKNAGGSLTSAPLNSYGYPLRPGEQECSYYLKTGQCKFGITCKFDHPQSDGTSVSASARPFYPTMQSLSSRTPEQYDSATSSYRVARPSLLPGSYVSGAYGHMLLPGVVPIPNWNPHSGSVSPAPSPGAQASAGATSVYGLSQLGSSPPAFVGAYSHLPSSAGPSGSIVQEQKFPERPGQPDCKYYMRTGDCKYGPSCRYNHPSCRYNHTPDWAVSKSNCALSPLGLPLRPGVQACSFYMQKGQCKFGRTCKYDHPIATLKYSPASSYTEMPGSSVDPGINRVWHSGNSSSDSANLML